One genomic segment of Litorilinea aerophila includes these proteins:
- a CDS encoding carbohydrate ABC transporter permease, with protein sequence MRYRLGYWIGLILLLLFSFVVLAPFAWVVATSLRTPAESFSVPPQWIPIHPDFSNYQQVFERIPFWKQIFNSFVVSGSIVLGQLTTAALAGYAFAHLNFPGKNVLFWLIMATMMIPIQATIIPVYILMSRYLDLADTLQSLIFPALPTAFGTFLLRQYFLTIPRDYEEAAMIDGANPFQVFYRIYLPLVSGGLAVLAVLSFNGHWNEFFRPLIFLVSKEKFTIPLGLFDLQGYMMTGSISVVLAGIVLSMIPVLLVYLVGQRYLIEGIMMGGLKG encoded by the coding sequence TTGCGCTACCGCCTGGGCTACTGGATCGGACTGATCCTTTTGCTCCTGTTCAGTTTTGTGGTCCTGGCACCATTCGCCTGGGTCGTTGCTACATCGTTACGCACACCGGCTGAATCGTTCAGTGTCCCTCCCCAGTGGATTCCCATCCATCCAGACTTCAGCAACTATCAGCAAGTCTTCGAACGTATTCCATTCTGGAAACAAATTTTTAACAGCTTTGTGGTAAGCGGCAGCATCGTCCTGGGGCAGTTGACCACCGCGGCCCTCGCTGGATACGCCTTCGCCCACTTAAATTTCCCTGGCAAAAATGTGCTCTTCTGGCTCATCATGGCAACCATGATGATTCCCATCCAGGCGACCATCATCCCGGTTTACATCCTCATGAGCCGCTATCTGGATTTGGCGGATACCCTCCAATCCCTGATCTTTCCGGCCCTGCCCACCGCTTTTGGAACCTTTCTGTTGCGGCAATACTTTCTGACGATCCCTCGGGATTACGAAGAAGCAGCCATGATCGACGGCGCCAACCCCTTTCAGGTATTCTATCGAATCTACCTGCCCCTTGTATCGGGCGGCCTGGCTGTGCTGGCGGTGCTGAGTTTCAACGGCCACTGGAATGAATTCTTCCGTCCCCTGATCTTCCTGGTCAGCAAAGAAAAGTTCACCATTCCTCTAGGCCTCTTTGACCTGCAGGGGTACATGATGACGGGAAGCATCTCAGTGGTCTTGGCCGGTATTGTGCTTTCCATGATTCCTGTGCTGCTTGTGTACCTTGTTGGCCAACGTTACCTGATCGAGGGTATCATGATGGGAGGACTCAAAGGCTAG
- a CDS encoding carbohydrate ABC transporter permease, translating into MNQSDISFYGATTSQQRSSRRIGHMPNLLTRGITLAILLGGSFVVLAPVAWVVATSLRQPMESFHVPPQWIPLQPDWSNYREVFRQIPFWHQFLNSVSVTVNIVVGQLITASLAGYAFARLEFPGKTVLFWLVMMTMMVPIQATIIPLYTLISKYLGLADTLSSLVLPALPTAFGTFLLRQYFLMIPVEYEEAAVLDGANPWQVFAQIYLPLASSGLAVLGVLTFNFHWNEFFRPLIFLVTKEKFTVPLGLFDLQGYMMTGSISIVLAGIVLSMIPTVVVYTFGQKYLVEGIMMGGIKV; encoded by the coding sequence ATGAATCAGTCAGACATTAGTTTCTATGGGGCAACCACCTCTCAGCAACGAAGCAGCAGGCGCATCGGCCACATGCCGAATCTTTTAACGCGGGGCATTACCCTGGCCATTCTGCTAGGGGGCAGCTTTGTGGTTCTGGCACCCGTGGCCTGGGTGGTGGCCACTTCGTTGCGCCAACCCATGGAGTCCTTTCATGTCCCCCCCCAGTGGATCCCTCTTCAACCGGACTGGAGCAACTATCGAGAAGTCTTTCGCCAGATCCCTTTTTGGCACCAATTTCTGAACAGCGTCTCGGTCACTGTGAACATCGTGGTCGGTCAACTCATCACGGCATCCCTGGCTGGCTACGCCTTCGCCCGCCTGGAATTTCCAGGGAAAACAGTTCTCTTTTGGTTGGTCATGATGACCATGATGGTTCCTATCCAGGCCACCATCATCCCGCTCTATACGTTAATCAGCAAGTACCTGGGACTGGCAGATACCCTGTCTTCCCTGGTCCTGCCGGCCCTGCCCACCGCTTTCGGGACGTTTCTGCTGCGTCAGTATTTTCTGATGATTCCTGTGGAGTATGAAGAAGCCGCCGTCCTGGATGGAGCCAACCCCTGGCAAGTTTTCGCCCAAATTTACCTACCCCTTGCCTCATCGGGACTCGCTGTACTCGGCGTGCTGACATTTAATTTTCACTGGAATGAATTCTTCCGGCCGCTCATCTTTCTCGTCACCAAAGAGAAATTCACAGTTCCCCTGGGCCTCTTTGACTTACAGGGCTACATGATGACCGGTAGCATCTCTATTGTGCTGGCAGGTATCGTCCTTTCCATGATACCGACCGTGGTAGTCTATACATTTGGCCAAAAATATCTGGTCGAAGGCATCATGATGGGCGGTATTAAGGTGTAG